Part of the Cupriavidus basilensis genome is shown below.
TGACTTCGGCACGTCGGCCAGATCCGCCCCCTTGGTGAAGCTGGCACCCTCCACCACCCGGCAGAAAATCTCCCAGTCCTTCCATTCGATCGTCTTCATTCGCCATCCCCGTGCCACATGGCGCGCATCGCGAGTCGTGCGCGTCAATGTGGGGGATTGTCCCATGCGGCGAACAATGACGCGCGGGCAGCGTTGCCTTCCATTCTTTTCTTGACTATTTACATCGTAAATATACACTGTAAATCATCGTTACCAAAGCAGCATCGCAGCAGAAGGCGACATGCTTCAATCGGCACACACACGGATCGCCCCACCCCAACAGACATGGCAAAAAACCTCACCCAGGAAGAGATCGACGCGTTCAAGGCCCGCCTGTGCGCGGTAGCGGAGCGGCGCTTCGCCGAAGGCGGCGTAGCCAGCGTGAGCATGCGCCAGCTCGCCGAGGAACTGGGCTGCAGCCCGATGACGCCCTACCGCTACTTCAAGGACAAGGACGACATCCTGGCGGCGGTGCGCACCGCCGCGTTCGACCGTTTCGCCGCCACCCTTGAGGCCGCCGGCGCCAGCGTTGCCGAGCCGCGCGAACGCGCGCGCGCGGTGGGCGAGGCCTATCTCGCCTTTGCCTTTGCCCAGCCCAATGCTTACCGGCTGATGTTCGACATGACCCAGCCGGACGACGACCGCTACCCCGACCTGGAGCGCGCCGGCTCGCGTGCGCGCCGCACCATGAGCGCGCATCTGGAAACCATGGCGCAGCGCGGCCTGATCCACGGCGACCCGCAGGTGCTGAGCTATGTGATCTGGGCCTCGATCCACGGGCTGGTGATGCTGCGCCTGGCCGGCAAGCTGCCCGGCGACCCCGATTTCCGCGCTATCCACGCCGAGATGTTGCGGCTGCTGGCTGCGGGCATGCGCGCGCCCATGCCCGCGGCAAGTCTCGAAGCGGGGAATGAAGCAGGTCATGAAACCGTTAGCGAACCCGTCCCCACATCCATGCCGAAGCCAATCCGGCAGCAGAGAAAAAGGAGCTCCCGATGAGCCAGCCGTTCCCGTCCACGCCCTATCTCAGTGGCAACTTCGCCCCCATCCTGATGGAATGCGA
Proteins encoded:
- a CDS encoding TetR/AcrR family transcriptional regulator — its product is MAKNLTQEEIDAFKARLCAVAERRFAEGGVASVSMRQLAEELGCSPMTPYRYFKDKDDILAAVRTAAFDRFAATLEAAGASVAEPRERARAVGEAYLAFAFAQPNAYRLMFDMTQPDDDRYPDLERAGSRARRTMSAHLETMAQRGLIHGDPQVLSYVIWASIHGLVMLRLAGKLPGDPDFRAIHAEMLRLLAAGMRAPMPAASLEAGNEAGHETVSEPVPTSMPKPIRQQRKRSSR